In a genomic window of Acropora muricata isolate sample 2 chromosome 2, ASM3666990v1, whole genome shotgun sequence:
- the LOC136897146 gene encoding 3-hydroxyanthranilate 3,4-dioxygenase-like, with amino-acid sequence MSKRTGQEESGELSNGLVKKSNLQLEEPLNVTKWIEENKSSFLPPVCNKLMYGAGQLKVMFVGGPNARKDYHIDEGEEFFYMMKGDLLLKIMEKGKPKELIIKEGEAFVLPSRIPHSPQRIENTVGLVIERERLLEESDGLRYFCEDGVTPLWEKWFHCEDLGTQLAPIIKEYFSSEPFRTGIPDPNNIAKDPPVKIDTVTEVDPPRSLKQWISENKSEIECGTKELFGKGEFKINIHGEGKQLGEWQGETWLYQMEGEACVSVNGETKTLGKEDVIIIPSATKYTVKRSKGSIGMSVIMDPMANK; translated from the exons ATGTCCAAAAGAACTGGTCAAGAAGAATCTGGCGAGCTAAGTAATGGACTGGTTAAAAAATCAAACCTTCAGCTGGAAGAACCGCTCAACGTGACAAAATGGATCGAAGAAAACAAGAGTTCATTTCTTCCACCCGTCTGTAACAAACTTAT GTATGGCGCAGGACAGTTAAAAGTGATGTTTGTTGGTGGACCAAATGCCAGAAAAGATTACCACATCGATGAAGGAGAGGAG TTTTTCTACATGATGAAAGGAGATCTGCTCTTGAAAATAATGGAAAAAGGCAAACCAAAAGAATTGATTATCAAGGAGGGAGAG gcatTTGTACTTCCAAGCAGAATACCACATTCACCTCAACGGATTGAAAACACTGTTGGTTTG GTTATAGAACGTGAAAGACTTCTTGAGGAAAGTGATGGACTCAG GTACTTCTGCGAGGATGGTGTAACACCTCTTTGGGAGAAATGGTTTCATTGTGAAGATCTTGGTACTCAGTTAGCTCCAATAATCAAAGA GTATTTTTCTTCTGAGCCCTTCAGGACAGGAATCCCAGACCCAA ATAACATTGCCAAAGATCCACCAGTCAAAATCGACACTGTTACAGAAGTTGATCCTCCACGTTCATTGAAACAG tgGATAtctgaaaacaaaagtgaaatcgAATGTGGCACAAAAGAGCTGTTTGGCAAAGGAGAATTCAAG ATTAACATTCATGGAGAGGGGAAACAGTTAGGAGAATGGCAAGGAGAAACTTGGCTGTATCAAATG GAAGGAGAAGCATGTGTCAGTGTTAATGGTGAGACAAAGACCCTTGGCAAAGAGGATGTTATTATCATACCATCTGCTACCAA ATACACAGTGAAGAGATCAAAAGGTTCCATTGGAATGAGCGTGATTATGGATCCAATGGCGAACAAGTGA
- the LOC136897163 gene encoding mediator of RNA polymerase II transcription subunit 9-like, whose translation MAGCESDEVDVAKEFNLLPLIFETIQALQKTSDPQDLTKKVNSFRSRLQHCRSLLDKISGVEMSCEEQKELLRKCQAQYREKCELLRNNRNLPVFTEALIKEMKS comes from the exons ATGGCTGGCTGCGAAAGTGACGAAGTTGATGTAGCAAAGGAATTTAATCTTCTACCGCTGATATTTGAAACAATCCAGGCCTTGCAAAAGACTAGTGATCCTCAAGATTTAACAAAGAAG GTGAACAGCTTTCGTTCAAGGCTACAACATTGCAGATCATTATTGGACAAAATTTCGGGAGTAGAAATGAGCTGTGAAGAACAAAAAGAACTTCTGAGGAAATGTCAAGCCCAGTATAGAGAAAAATG TGAACTACTGAGAAACAACAGAAACCTGCCAGTCTTCACAGAAGCTTTAATTAAGGAAATGAAGTCATGA